The proteins below are encoded in one region of Candidatus Eremiobacterota bacterium:
- the dprA gene encoding DNA-processing protein DprA encodes MDDRRIWLSLAQAQGVGPSRILALVSHFGSPGKLRGASLNEIKQVRGIGSHTAEIIARAIDGSDCSASAGRLLNDLERLGIGLVTYEDDIYPPLLRTINDPPLVLYMKGTLKEEDTRSLAVVGARKASDYGKKAAAIIAGDLACNDFTVVSGLARGIDSCAHRGALDRGGRTIGVLGCGPDIFYPPENARLQREMESHGAVLSEFPPGTKPEKGNFPLRNRIIAGMTMGTLVVEADLRSGSLITAGLALSMGREVFAVPGSILSALSRGTHGLIREGAKLVERVGDILEEFNITPKEEELQGVLLTGEEKHVLKLIGDGGKTANELMELLDEEPQQLLARLTVMEVRGIIRKTCGTTYMRKK; translated from the coding sequence ATGGATGACAGGAGAATCTGGCTCTCCCTCGCGCAGGCACAGGGTGTGGGACCCTCCAGGATACTGGCCCTTGTCAGTCATTTCGGGTCGCCCGGTAAGCTCCGCGGCGCCTCCTTGAACGAGATAAAGCAGGTAAGGGGGATCGGAAGCCACACTGCGGAGATTATTGCAAGGGCGATTGACGGGAGTGATTGCAGCGCCTCGGCGGGGAGGCTGCTTAACGACCTGGAGCGCCTCGGGATAGGCCTTGTCACCTACGAGGATGACATTTACCCTCCGCTTCTGCGCACAATCAATGACCCGCCCCTGGTTCTCTATATGAAAGGCACCCTGAAGGAAGAGGATACAAGGTCTCTTGCCGTCGTGGGGGCCAGAAAGGCCTCTGACTATGGGAAGAAGGCGGCAGCCATCATTGCTGGCGATCTTGCCTGCAATGATTTCACCGTCGTGAGCGGACTGGCACGCGGAATTGATTCCTGCGCGCACCGCGGCGCCCTTGACCGCGGCGGCCGCACCATCGGGGTACTGGGCTGCGGTCCTGATATCTTCTATCCCCCGGAAAATGCAAGGCTCCAGAGGGAGATGGAATCCCATGGCGCCGTGTTATCGGAGTTTCCCCCGGGAACAAAGCCTGAGAAAGGTAATTTCCCTCTCCGCAACAGGATAATTGCCGGAATGACCATGGGAACTCTTGTCGTAGAAGCCGATCTGAGGAGCGGCTCCCTTATTACTGCAGGGCTCGCCCTCTCAATGGGCCGGGAAGTATTTGCCGTGCCGGGAAGCATCCTGAGCGCCCTCTCCAGGGGCACCCACGGCCTCATAAGGGAAGGTGCCAAGCTTGTCGAAAGGGTAGGCGACATACTGGAGGAATTCAATATCACCCCGAAAGAGGAGGAGCTCCAGGGTGTCCTGCTGACCGGCGAGGAGAAGCATGTCTTGAAGCTCATAGGAGACGGGGGAAAGACTGCCAATGAGCTCATGGAACTCCTGGACGAAGAGCCCCAGCAACTCCTGGCCCGCCTCACCGTCATGGAGGTCCGGGGCATAATCAGGAAAACCTGTGGCACCACCTACATGAGAAAAAAATAA
- the topA gene encoding type I DNA topoisomerase translates to MADKGFIIVESPAKARTLQKYVGKEFTVKASMGHVIDLPKSRIGVDIEKNFTPRYVTIKGKEKIIKELRKEAHGAREVYLATDPDREGEAIAWHLSKALDLSGISRIALHEITPDALATALKSPGKIDIDKVNAQQARRILDRLVGYKLSPLLWKKVTSGLSAGRVQSVAVRLIVDRQREIDAFIKEEYWTIAAELGKKGEKTPFVAGLSKEAGKKIEIPNEERAMEIKGLLEGGTFVVAADPEKKKQKKEPPPPYITSTLQQDASRRLNFKVVKTMKVAQQLFEGLDIGDEGTVGLITYMRTDSTRIAESAREEAAEYIRSTFGEHYIGPRRTYKKSKGAQEAHECIRPTNIARDMSTLSRHLTPEQFRLYKLICDRFLASLMASCELEVKTVDIANGPFLLRAQGSAVTFPGFTRIYSELKDEREQEDEPTLIPELSKGEELSMHQVIPKQHFTQPPPFYTEASLVKALEKNGIGRPSTYAPIVETIQKREYVKLQDKKFTPTNLGVVVTDLLVKYFPDIVDVKFTANIEEELDKIEEGNADWVKVLKAFYDPFHTTLVSVEKLIEKVENVFEETGETCDKCGSPMVIKRGPYGKFLACSGYPNCKNTKPFVEKIGIACPNEGCGGSIIARKTRKGTFYGCDKYPQCDFTSWYKPTDRKCPHCSSIMVLKFSKGGKAYTQCIKDCRKQKGEKQEKEIAAPPAQA, encoded by the coding sequence GTGGCTGATAAAGGTTTTATCATAGTAGAATCGCCTGCAAAGGCAAGAACCCTTCAGAAGTATGTAGGCAAGGAATTTACCGTCAAAGCCTCGATGGGTCATGTCATCGACCTTCCCAAGAGCAGGATCGGCGTTGATATCGAGAAGAATTTCACTCCGCGCTATGTGACCATCAAGGGCAAGGAGAAAATCATCAAGGAGCTCAGGAAGGAGGCCCATGGCGCAAGGGAGGTGTACCTTGCGACTGATCCCGACCGGGAAGGCGAGGCCATCGCCTGGCACCTCTCGAAAGCCCTCGATCTGTCTGGCATCTCGAGGATAGCCCTTCATGAAATCACCCCTGATGCCCTCGCAACAGCCCTGAAAAGCCCGGGGAAAATTGACATCGACAAGGTGAATGCCCAGCAGGCAAGAAGGATACTGGACAGGCTGGTGGGCTACAAGCTCTCCCCCCTCCTGTGGAAGAAGGTGACAAGCGGCCTCTCGGCAGGAAGAGTGCAGTCTGTGGCTGTGCGCCTTATCGTGGACAGGCAGCGCGAGATAGATGCCTTCATAAAGGAAGAGTACTGGACCATTGCCGCTGAGCTCGGGAAAAAGGGAGAGAAGACCCCATTCGTTGCGGGTCTCTCCAAGGAGGCCGGGAAAAAAATTGAAATCCCCAATGAGGAGAGGGCCATGGAGATAAAGGGTCTCCTTGAGGGGGGTACCTTTGTGGTGGCTGCCGATCCCGAGAAGAAGAAGCAGAAAAAGGAGCCGCCGCCTCCCTATATCACCAGCACGCTGCAGCAGGACGCCTCCAGGAGGCTCAACTTCAAAGTGGTGAAGACCATGAAGGTAGCCCAGCAGCTCTTCGAGGGCCTCGATATCGGCGATGAAGGCACCGTGGGCCTTATCACCTATATGAGGACCGATTCCACGAGGATCGCCGAATCGGCCCGCGAGGAGGCCGCCGAGTATATCCGCAGCACTTTCGGTGAGCACTATATCGGCCCCAGGAGAACCTACAAGAAGAGCAAGGGCGCCCAGGAAGCCCACGAATGCATCAGGCCCACCAATATCGCCCGCGACATGAGCACTCTCAGCAGGCATCTCACCCCGGAACAGTTCCGCCTGTACAAGCTCATTTGCGACCGCTTTCTCGCGAGCCTCATGGCGTCATGCGAGCTTGAGGTAAAGACCGTCGATATAGCGAACGGCCCCTTCCTCCTGAGGGCCCAGGGAAGCGCCGTGACTTTTCCCGGCTTTACAAGGATTTACAGCGAGCTCAAGGATGAGAGGGAGCAGGAAGATGAGCCGACGCTTATCCCGGAGCTTTCCAAAGGTGAAGAGCTCTCAATGCACCAGGTAATTCCCAAGCAGCATTTTACCCAGCCTCCTCCATTCTACACCGAGGCGTCACTTGTAAAAGCCCTGGAGAAAAACGGCATCGGCAGGCCCAGCACCTACGCGCCCATCGTGGAGACCATCCAGAAGCGTGAATACGTGAAGCTCCAGGACAAGAAATTTACTCCCACCAATCTTGGCGTGGTAGTCACCGATCTGCTGGTGAAATACTTTCCTGACATCGTTGACGTCAAGTTCACCGCCAACATCGAGGAGGAGCTCGACAAGATCGAGGAAGGAAATGCCGACTGGGTGAAGGTCCTCAAGGCATTTTACGATCCTTTCCATACGACGCTTGTCTCCGTGGAAAAACTGATTGAAAAGGTGGAGAATGTCTTCGAGGAGACCGGTGAGACCTGTGACAAGTGCGGGAGCCCCATGGTGATAAAAAGGGGGCCGTATGGCAAATTCCTTGCCTGCTCGGGGTACCCGAACTGCAAGAATACCAAACCCTTCGTCGAGAAAATCGGCATTGCCTGCCCCAATGAAGGCTGCGGCGGCTCGATAATTGCCCGGAAGACGCGGAAGGGCACTTTCTATGGGTGCGATAAGTACCCGCAATGCGATTTTACCTCATGGTATAAGCCTACCGACAGAAAATGCCCCCACTGCAGCTCCATAATGGTGCTCAAGTTCAGCAAGGGCGGAAAGGCTTATACCCAGTGCATCAAGGACTGCAGGAAGCAAAAAGGGGAAAAGCAGGAAAAGGAAATTGCCGCACCGCCCGCACAGGCATAA
- the trmFO gene encoding methylenetetrahydrofolate--tRNA-(uracil(54)-C(5))-methyltransferase (FADH(2)-oxidizing) TrmFO codes for MEATLENQPSVTVIGGGLAGCEAAWQAARRGVKVHLLEMRPLVMTPVHRTPHLAELVCSNSLGSMSQGSAPGLLKEELRLLDSLVMEAADHSRVPAGQALAVDRDVFSSSVEKALLSRPEVTLTRKEECLIPAGSITVLATGPMTSEAMVQSLQAVTGSDYLYFYDAVSPVVSLESLDSTRMFRASRYGKGEGEYLNCPLSEEEYGAFHRELTGAGEVEAHQHEQKFFEGCLPVEEIAKRGRDTLRFGPMKPVGLNDPATGQTPYAVVQLRQENREGTLYNLVGFQTRLTWSEQRRVFRMIPALREAEFVRLGVMHRNIFINAPRHLEPYGSMRGSEGLFIAGQLSGVEGYMESTASGLLCGINAALKARGEPMVRLPATTALGALMEHITTARPEDFQPMGINFGLITALEKRIKKKAERNKVIRERALRDLGEFIEKEGLLRRRE; via the coding sequence ATGGAGGCCACACTGGAGAATCAGCCCTCAGTCACTGTAATCGGAGGAGGCCTTGCAGGCTGTGAAGCCGCATGGCAGGCAGCGAGAAGGGGAGTAAAGGTCCATCTGCTGGAGATGCGTCCCCTTGTCATGACCCCTGTCCACAGGACACCACACCTGGCAGAGCTTGTATGCAGCAATTCCCTGGGCTCAATGAGCCAGGGGTCGGCGCCGGGACTTCTCAAGGAGGAGCTCAGGCTCCTTGATTCCCTTGTCATGGAGGCGGCGGACCATTCCCGGGTCCCCGCAGGGCAGGCCCTGGCCGTGGACAGGGATGTCTTCAGCTCTTCCGTGGAAAAAGCCCTGCTTTCCCGTCCAGAGGTAACCCTCACCAGGAAAGAAGAATGTCTCATCCCCGCAGGTTCGATTACCGTCCTTGCCACGGGACCGATGACATCGGAAGCGATGGTTCAGTCCCTGCAAGCCGTCACGGGAAGCGACTACCTCTATTTTTACGATGCCGTCTCGCCGGTGGTGAGCCTGGAGAGCCTCGACAGCACCCGGATGTTCCGGGCATCGCGGTATGGGAAGGGTGAAGGGGAATACCTGAACTGCCCTCTCTCCGAGGAAGAATACGGAGCCTTCCACAGGGAGCTCACAGGCGCCGGGGAGGTGGAGGCACATCAGCATGAGCAGAAGTTTTTCGAGGGATGCCTTCCCGTCGAGGAGATAGCGAAAAGGGGCAGGGATACCCTCAGGTTCGGCCCCATGAAGCCCGTTGGGCTCAACGATCCCGCGACAGGCCAGACTCCTTATGCCGTAGTCCAGCTTCGCCAGGAAAACAGGGAAGGCACCCTTTACAACCTGGTGGGATTTCAGACGAGGCTCACGTGGAGCGAGCAGAGGCGGGTATTCAGGATGATCCCGGCCCTGAGAGAAGCTGAGTTCGTAAGGCTTGGAGTGATGCACCGGAATATTTTCATCAATGCTCCCCGCCATCTTGAGCCATACGGGAGCATGAGAGGCAGTGAGGGGCTCTTCATAGCGGGCCAGCTGTCAGGCGTCGAAGGCTACATGGAATCAACGGCGTCGGGCCTGCTGTGCGGTATCAACGCAGCATTGAAAGCCAGGGGTGAGCCCATGGTAAGGCTTCCCGCAACGACGGCCCTGGGTGCGCTCATGGAGCATATCACCACGGCGCGGCCCGAGGATTTTCAGCCTATGGGCATCAATTTCGGACTCATTACTGCCCTGGAGAAAAGGATTAAAAAAAAGGCAGAGAGAAATAAGGTGATAAGGGAAAGAGCCCTCAGAGACCTGGGGGAATTCATAGAAAAAGAGGGGCTCTTGCGGAGGAGAGAATAG
- the hslV gene encoding ATP-dependent protease subunit HslV: MVESTTILAVSHKGEVALGGDGQVTFDKTIMKHRARKIRRMLDGKILSGFAGSAADGLTLYEKFEGKLEEYRGNLLRAAVELAKEWRLDKVLRKLEALMIVADREHLLLLSGTGDVIEPDDNAIAIGSGAPYALAAAKAMIKYSELGAAEIVRESLLIASEICIYTNSEITVEVL; the protein is encoded by the coding sequence ATAGTGGAATCCACGACGATTTTAGCCGTATCCCATAAGGGTGAGGTAGCCCTGGGCGGTGACGGGCAGGTCACCTTTGACAAGACCATCATGAAGCACCGGGCGAGGAAGATCAGGAGAATGCTGGACGGGAAGATACTCTCGGGCTTTGCAGGCTCCGCCGCTGACGGGCTCACGCTATATGAAAAGTTTGAAGGCAAGCTTGAGGAATACCGCGGCAACCTCCTCAGGGCTGCGGTGGAACTCGCCAAGGAATGGCGCCTGGACAAGGTGCTCAGAAAGCTCGAAGCACTGATGATTGTGGCCGACAGGGAGCACCTGCTCCTCCTGTCAGGCACGGGAGACGTGATAGAGCCCGATGACAATGCCATTGCCATCGGATCGGGCGCGCCCTACGCTCTGGCCGCCGCAAAGGCGATGATAAAGTATTCGGAGCTCGGAGCGGCCGAAATAGTGAGAGAGTCTCTTCTCATCGCTTCAGAAATCTGCATCTATACCAACAGTGAAATCACCGTAGAGGTTCTCTGA
- a CDS encoding ATP-binding protein: MSPERSLLKRIRLALLAGGFAVLVIFGAVLAALPPPLQNSLIWLVVPVVLIMAFLGFLAHKVLSHFVELYTLREGQVGAITASISDGYLLLDHDLKIVHFNEAAEEITGWKKEHVLNKPCYEVFQGLSHEGKCSCSVEHCDVLRCYRTGSHPGDYELIVPLRDGVTKCLHFFPHIHMEGGERRTLLIFRDLTRSREFELLRQDFMDSMSHELRTPITTIKAYVATMRHPKAQFDKESMDSFLEIIDNEANRLSRIIDNILEGAKISKNRLELNTKIVKLAPLLEETLKKITILTPRHIIERNFNAEPMTFADPVQIGYVLNHLLTNAVKFSPDGGRIVINLEDDQKDVVAVSVEDEGIGIPFTQQKKIFETFHKIDVGTTKKIYSVGMGLYIVKKIVEAHGGIIWVESTPGKGSKFTFTLPRAHESPLN; encoded by the coding sequence ATGAGTCCCGAACGCTCCCTTTTAAAAAGGATAAGGCTTGCCCTTCTCGCAGGGGGGTTTGCTGTGCTTGTCATCTTTGGCGCAGTCCTTGCCGCCCTTCCCCCGCCCCTGCAGAACTCCCTTATCTGGCTTGTGGTCCCTGTGGTCCTCATTATGGCCTTTCTGGGATTTCTCGCCCACAAGGTGCTCAGCCACTTTGTCGAGCTTTACACCTTAAGGGAGGGCCAGGTGGGCGCCATCACGGCCTCAATCTCCGACGGTTACCTTCTCCTCGATCACGACCTGAAGATTGTGCATTTCAACGAGGCTGCCGAGGAGATAACGGGATGGAAGAAGGAGCATGTCCTCAACAAGCCCTGTTATGAAGTTTTCCAGGGATTGAGCCACGAGGGGAAATGCTCCTGCAGCGTCGAGCACTGCGACGTCCTGAGGTGCTACAGGACAGGAAGCCATCCCGGGGATTATGAGCTCATAGTTCCCCTCAGGGACGGCGTAACCAAGTGCCTGCACTTCTTTCCCCATATCCATATGGAGGGCGGGGAGCGCAGGACCCTGCTGATCTTCAGGGACCTCACCAGGTCCAGAGAGTTTGAGCTGCTGCGCCAGGATTTCATGGACTCCATGTCCCATGAGCTCAGGACCCCTATCACGACTATCAAGGCATACGTGGCGACCATGCGCCATCCCAAGGCGCAGTTCGACAAGGAGTCCATGGACAGCTTTCTTGAGATTATCGACAATGAAGCCAACAGGCTCTCCAGGATAATAGACAACATTCTTGAAGGGGCGAAGATCTCAAAGAACAGGCTCGAGCTGAACACCAAAATCGTGAAGCTTGCACCGCTTCTTGAGGAGACCCTCAAGAAGATCACCATCCTCACCCCCAGGCATATCATTGAGAGGAATTTCAATGCCGAGCCCATGACTTTTGCCGATCCCGTGCAGATAGGCTATGTCCTGAACCACCTCCTTACCAATGCCGTCAAGTTTTCTCCCGATGGTGGACGCATAGTGATAAACCTGGAAGATGATCAGAAAGACGTCGTGGCAGTGAGTGTCGAGGACGAAGGCATCGGTATCCCCTTCACCCAGCAGAAAAAGATCTTTGAGACCTTTCACAAGATTGACGTGGGGACCACCAAGAAGATCTACAGCGTCGGCATGGGCCTTTATATCGTAAAGAAGATAGTCGAGGCTCATGGCGGTATCATATGGGTTGAAAGCACCCCCGGCAAGGGCTCGAAATTCACCTTTACCCTTCCCCGCGCCCATGAATCTCCTCTTAACTGA